A single window of Symphalangus syndactylus isolate Jambi chromosome 4, NHGRI_mSymSyn1-v2.1_pri, whole genome shotgun sequence DNA harbors:
- the LOC129481075 gene encoding NADH dehydrogenase [ubiquinone] 1 beta subcomplex subunit 4-like, with protein MSFPKYKPSSLATLPETLDPAKYNISLETRRAQAERLAVRARLKREYLLQYNDPNRRGLIENPALIRWAHAKTTNVYPNFRPTPKNSLMGALCGFGPLIFIYYIIKTERDRKEKLIQEGKLDRTFHLSY; from the coding sequence ATGTCATTCCCAAAGTATAAGCCGTCGAGCCTGGCCACTCTGCCTGAGACCCTCGACCCAGCCAAATACAACATATCTCTGGAAACCCGGCGGGCGCAAGCTGAGCGGTTGGCCGTAAGAGCTCGGCTGAAACGAGAGTACCTGCTTCAGTACAACGATCCCAACCGCCGAGGGCTCATCGAAAATCCTGCCTTGATTCGTTGGGCCCATGCAAAAACAACAAATGTCTATCCTAATTTCAGACCCACTCCTAAAAACTCACTCATGGGAGCTCTGTGTGGATTTGGGCCCCTCATCTTCATTTATTATATTATCAAAACTGAGAGGGATAGGAAAGAAAAACTTATCCAGGAAGGAAAATTGGATCGAACATTTCACCTCTCATATTAA